The following are encoded together in the Phragmites australis chromosome 19, lpPhrAust1.1, whole genome shotgun sequence genome:
- the LOC133899944 gene encoding DNA repair protein recA homolog 3, mitochondrial-like isoform X4: MARVLRRAQPLLRQLLRPLPPLSSGSPSSSTPAPGCCYQNLSHTVQLRSLSAEGREQSKSDDDSYREEGIKQKDFALQQALDQITSAFGEESIMWLNHSYGRKEVPVVSTGSFALDTALGIGGLPKGRVIEIYGPEASGKTTLALHVIAEAQKTGGYCAFIDAEHALDPTFAESIGVKAEHMLLSQPDCGEQALGLADILIRSGSIDVVVVDSVAALVPKTELDGEMGDAHVALQARLMSQALRKLSHSLSRSRTILLFVNQVVGTQIQVKIVKNKHAPPFKTVQLELEFGKGLSRESEIIELGLKHKFITKSGLFYHMNGLNFHGKDAIKHYLAENRDGQEDLMAMIREKIMHDESQLDRKKEDANPDTSLTEEIVTVTDEEVHDELDTAK, encoded by the exons ATGGCGAGGGTCCTCCGGCGCGCCCAGCCCCTCCTCCGCCAGCTCCTCCGGCCGCTTCCGCCCCTCTCCTCCGGCTCTCCGTCGTCCTCGACGCCCGCACCG GGATGCTGCTATCAAAATTTGTCACATACAGTTCAACTGCGGAGTTTGTCTGCAGAAG GGAGAGAACAGTCAAAATCAGATGACGATAGTTACAGAGAGGAAGGTATTAAGCAAAAAGACTTTGCGCTTCAACAAGCTCTTGACCAGATTACATCTGCATTTGGTGAGGAGTCAATAATGTGGCTAAATCACTCATATGGTCGTAAAGAAGTTCCTGTTGTATCTACGGGATCCTTTGCATTGGACACAGCTTTAGGAATTGGTGGACTTCCAAAG GGTAGGGTCATTGAAATTTATGGTCCAGAGGCTTCGGGGAAAACAACTTTGGCACTTCATGTCATAGCTGAAGCACAGAAGACTGGAG GATATTGTGCTTTTATTGATGCTGAGCATGCTCTGGATCCGACCTTCGCAGAATCTATAGGAGTGAAGGCAGAACATATGCTACTGTCTCAACCAGACTGTGGTGAACAGGCCCTTGGCCTTGCTGACATCCTAATTCGAAGTGGCTCTATCGATGTTGTGGTTGTGGACAGT GTAGCAGCTCTTGTTCCGAAAACAGAACTGGATGGTGAGATGGGAGATGCGCACGTTGCACTTCAAGCAAGGCTTATGAGTCAAGCACTTCGCAAGTTGAGCCATTCTCTTTCACGCTCCAGGACAATCTTGTTATTTGTTAACCAG GTTGTAGGTACACAAATTCAAGTCAAGATTGTGAAAAACAAACATGCTCCACCGTTTAAGACGGTACAGCTTGAGCTCGAGTTTGGCAAGGGCTTAAGTCGTGAATCAGAGATTATTGAATTAGGGCTCAAGCACAAGTTCATAACAAAATCAGGATTGTTTTATCACATGAATGGACTGAATTTCCACGGCAAGGATGCCATCAAACATTACCTTGCTGAGAACAGAGATGGCCAGGAAGATCTGATGGCGATGATAAGAGAAAAGATAATGCACGATGAGTCCCAGCTCGATAGAAAAAAGGAGGATGCTAACCCAGATACGAGTTTAACAGAAGAGATTGTTACAGTGACAGATGAAGAGGTACACGACGAGCTTGACACAGCTAAGTAA
- the LOC133899944 gene encoding DNA repair protein recA homolog 3, mitochondrial-like isoform X3: MGCCYQNLSHTVQLRSLSAEGREQSKSDDDSYREEGIKQKDFALQQALDQITSAFGEESIMWLNHSYGRKEVPVVSTGSFALDTALGIGGLPKGRVIEIYGPEASGKTTLALHVIAEAQKTGGYCAFIDAEHALDPTFAESIGVKAEHMLLSQPDCGEQALGLADILIRSGSIDVVVVDSVAALVPKTELDGEMGDAHVALQARLMSQALRKLSHSLSRSRTILLFVNQLRSKLSTFSGFGAPAEVTCGGNALKFYASVRLNTKRVGLIKKSEEVVGTQIQVKIVKNKHAPPFKTVQLELEFGKGLSRESEIIELGLKHKFITKSGLFYHMNGLNFHGKDAIKHYLAENRDGQEDLMAMIREKIMHDESQLDRKKEDANPDTSLTEEIVTVTDEEVHDELDTAK; the protein is encoded by the exons ATG GGATGCTGCTATCAAAATTTGTCACATACAGTTCAACTGCGGAGTTTGTCTGCAGAAG GGAGAGAACAGTCAAAATCAGATGACGATAGTTACAGAGAGGAAGGTATTAAGCAAAAAGACTTTGCGCTTCAACAAGCTCTTGACCAGATTACATCTGCATTTGGTGAGGAGTCAATAATGTGGCTAAATCACTCATATGGTCGTAAAGAAGTTCCTGTTGTATCTACGGGATCCTTTGCATTGGACACAGCTTTAGGAATTGGTGGACTTCCAAAG GGTAGGGTCATTGAAATTTATGGTCCAGAGGCTTCGGGGAAAACAACTTTGGCACTTCATGTCATAGCTGAAGCACAGAAGACTGGAG GATATTGTGCTTTTATTGATGCTGAGCATGCTCTGGATCCGACCTTCGCAGAATCTATAGGAGTGAAGGCAGAACATATGCTACTGTCTCAACCAGACTGTGGTGAACAGGCCCTTGGCCTTGCTGACATCCTAATTCGAAGTGGCTCTATCGATGTTGTGGTTGTGGACAGT GTAGCAGCTCTTGTTCCGAAAACAGAACTGGATGGTGAGATGGGAGATGCGCACGTTGCACTTCAAGCAAGGCTTATGAGTCAAGCACTTCGCAAGTTGAGCCATTCTCTTTCACGCTCCAGGACAATCTTGTTATTTGTTAACCAG CTAAGATCGAAACTAAGCACATTTAGTGGGTTTGGAGCACCAGCGGAAGTAACTTGTGGAGGAAATGCCTTGAAATTTTATGCTTCGGTTCGCTTGAACACCAAAAGGGTCGGTCTTATAAAAAAGTCTGAAGAG GTTGTAGGTACACAAATTCAAGTCAAGATTGTGAAAAACAAACATGCTCCACCGTTTAAGACGGTACAGCTTGAGCTCGAGTTTGGCAAGGGCTTAAGTCGTGAATCAGAGATTATTGAATTAGGGCTCAAGCACAAGTTCATAACAAAATCAGGATTGTTTTATCACATGAATGGACTGAATTTCCACGGCAAGGATGCCATCAAACATTACCTTGCTGAGAACAGAGATGGCCAGGAAGATCTGATGGCGATGATAAGAGAAAAGATAATGCACGATGAGTCCCAGCTCGATAGAAAAAAGGAGGATGCTAACCCAGATACGAGTTTAACAGAAGAGATTGTTACAGTGACAGATGAAGAGGTACACGACGAGCTTGACACAGCTAAGTAA
- the LOC133899944 gene encoding uncharacterized protein LOC133899944 isoform X2 gives MARVLRRAQPLLRQLLRPLPPLSSGSPSSSTPAPGCCYQNLSHTVQLRSLSAEGNCSSDFCCTGERAECSCKYESCEGENSQNQMTIVTERKVLSKKTLRFNKLLTRLHLHLGRVIEIYGPEASGKTTLALHVIAEAQKTGGYCAFIDAEHALDPTFAESIGVKAEHMLLSQPDCGEQALGLADILIRSGSIDVVVVDSVAALVPKTELDGEMGDAHVALQARLMSQALRKLSHSLSRSRTILLFVNQLRSKLSTFSGFGAPAEVTCGGNALKFYASVRLNTKRVGLIKKSEEVVGTQIQVKIVKNKHAPPFKTVQLELEFGKGLSRESEIIELGLKHKFITKSGLFYHMNGLNFHGKDAIKHYLAENRDGQEDLMAMIREKIMHDESQLDRKKEDANPDTSLTEEIVTVTDEEVHDELDTAK, from the exons ATGGCGAGGGTCCTCCGGCGCGCCCAGCCCCTCCTCCGCCAGCTCCTCCGGCCGCTTCCGCCCCTCTCCTCCGGCTCTCCGTCGTCCTCGACGCCCGCACCG GGATGCTGCTATCAAAATTTGTCACATACAGTTCAACTGCGGAGTTTGTCTGCAGAAG GAAATTGCTCTTCGGACTTTTGCTGCACAGGAGAAAGAGCAGAATGCTCCTGTAAGTATGAGAGTTGTGAG GGAGAGAACAGTCAAAATCAGATGACGATAGTTACAGAGAGGAAGGTATTAAGCAAAAAGACTTTGCGCTTCAACAAGCTCTTGACCAGATTACATCTGCATTTG GGTAGGGTCATTGAAATTTATGGTCCAGAGGCTTCGGGGAAAACAACTTTGGCACTTCATGTCATAGCTGAAGCACAGAAGACTGGAG GATATTGTGCTTTTATTGATGCTGAGCATGCTCTGGATCCGACCTTCGCAGAATCTATAGGAGTGAAGGCAGAACATATGCTACTGTCTCAACCAGACTGTGGTGAACAGGCCCTTGGCCTTGCTGACATCCTAATTCGAAGTGGCTCTATCGATGTTGTGGTTGTGGACAGT GTAGCAGCTCTTGTTCCGAAAACAGAACTGGATGGTGAGATGGGAGATGCGCACGTTGCACTTCAAGCAAGGCTTATGAGTCAAGCACTTCGCAAGTTGAGCCATTCTCTTTCACGCTCCAGGACAATCTTGTTATTTGTTAACCAG CTAAGATCGAAACTAAGCACATTTAGTGGGTTTGGAGCACCAGCGGAAGTAACTTGTGGAGGAAATGCCTTGAAATTTTATGCTTCGGTTCGCTTGAACACCAAAAGGGTCGGTCTTATAAAAAAGTCTGAAGAG GTTGTAGGTACACAAATTCAAGTCAAGATTGTGAAAAACAAACATGCTCCACCGTTTAAGACGGTACAGCTTGAGCTCGAGTTTGGCAAGGGCTTAAGTCGTGAATCAGAGATTATTGAATTAGGGCTCAAGCACAAGTTCATAACAAAATCAGGATTGTTTTATCACATGAATGGACTGAATTTCCACGGCAAGGATGCCATCAAACATTACCTTGCTGAGAACAGAGATGGCCAGGAAGATCTGATGGCGATGATAAGAGAAAAGATAATGCACGATGAGTCCCAGCTCGATAGAAAAAAGGAGGATGCTAACCCAGATACGAGTTTAACAGAAGAGATTGTTACAGTGACAGATGAAGAGGTACACGACGAGCTTGACACAGCTAAGTAA
- the LOC133899944 gene encoding uncharacterized protein LOC133899944 isoform X1: protein MARVLRRAQPLLRQLLRPLPPLSSGSPSSSTPAPGCCYQNLSHTVQLRSLSAEGREQSKSDDDSYREEGIKQKDFALQQALDQITSAFGEESIMWLNHSYGRKEVPVVSTGSFALDTALGIGGLPKGRVIEIYGPEASGKTTLALHVIAEAQKTGGYCAFIDAEHALDPTFAESIGVKAEHMLLSQPDCGEQALGLADILIRSGSIDVVVVDSVAALVPKTELDGEMGDAHVALQARLMSQALRKLSHSLSRSRTILLFVNQLRSKLSTFSGFGAPAEVTCGGNALKFYASVRLNTKRVGLIKKSEEVVGTQIQVKIVKNKHAPPFKTVQLELEFGKGLSRESEIIELGLKHKFITKSGLFYHMNGLNFHGKDAIKHYLAENRDGQEDLMAMIREKIMHDESQLDRKKEDANPDTSLTEEIVTVTDEEVHDELDTAK from the exons ATGGCGAGGGTCCTCCGGCGCGCCCAGCCCCTCCTCCGCCAGCTCCTCCGGCCGCTTCCGCCCCTCTCCTCCGGCTCTCCGTCGTCCTCGACGCCCGCACCG GGATGCTGCTATCAAAATTTGTCACATACAGTTCAACTGCGGAGTTTGTCTGCAGAAG GGAGAGAACAGTCAAAATCAGATGACGATAGTTACAGAGAGGAAGGTATTAAGCAAAAAGACTTTGCGCTTCAACAAGCTCTTGACCAGATTACATCTGCATTTGGTGAGGAGTCAATAATGTGGCTAAATCACTCATATGGTCGTAAAGAAGTTCCTGTTGTATCTACGGGATCCTTTGCATTGGACACAGCTTTAGGAATTGGTGGACTTCCAAAG GGTAGGGTCATTGAAATTTATGGTCCAGAGGCTTCGGGGAAAACAACTTTGGCACTTCATGTCATAGCTGAAGCACAGAAGACTGGAG GATATTGTGCTTTTATTGATGCTGAGCATGCTCTGGATCCGACCTTCGCAGAATCTATAGGAGTGAAGGCAGAACATATGCTACTGTCTCAACCAGACTGTGGTGAACAGGCCCTTGGCCTTGCTGACATCCTAATTCGAAGTGGCTCTATCGATGTTGTGGTTGTGGACAGT GTAGCAGCTCTTGTTCCGAAAACAGAACTGGATGGTGAGATGGGAGATGCGCACGTTGCACTTCAAGCAAGGCTTATGAGTCAAGCACTTCGCAAGTTGAGCCATTCTCTTTCACGCTCCAGGACAATCTTGTTATTTGTTAACCAG CTAAGATCGAAACTAAGCACATTTAGTGGGTTTGGAGCACCAGCGGAAGTAACTTGTGGAGGAAATGCCTTGAAATTTTATGCTTCGGTTCGCTTGAACACCAAAAGGGTCGGTCTTATAAAAAAGTCTGAAGAG GTTGTAGGTACACAAATTCAAGTCAAGATTGTGAAAAACAAACATGCTCCACCGTTTAAGACGGTACAGCTTGAGCTCGAGTTTGGCAAGGGCTTAAGTCGTGAATCAGAGATTATTGAATTAGGGCTCAAGCACAAGTTCATAACAAAATCAGGATTGTTTTATCACATGAATGGACTGAATTTCCACGGCAAGGATGCCATCAAACATTACCTTGCTGAGAACAGAGATGGCCAGGAAGATCTGATGGCGATGATAAGAGAAAAGATAATGCACGATGAGTCCCAGCTCGATAGAAAAAAGGAGGATGCTAACCCAGATACGAGTTTAACAGAAGAGATTGTTACAGTGACAGATGAAGAGGTACACGACGAGCTTGACACAGCTAAGTAA